The Dasypus novemcinctus isolate mDasNov1 chromosome 12, mDasNov1.1.hap2, whole genome shotgun sequence genome includes a window with the following:
- the XRCC6 gene encoding X-ray repair cross-complementing protein 6 isoform X2, whose amino-acid sequence MFESQDEDELTPFDMSIQCILSVYTNKIISSDRDLLAVVFYGTEKDKNSVNFKNVYVLQELDNPGAKRVLELDQFKGQQGEEHFRDLIGHGSDYSLSEALWVCANLFSDVQFKMSHKRIMLFTNEDDPHGNDSAKASRARTKASDLRDTGIFLDLMHLRKRGGFDISVFYRDIISVAEDKDIGVHFEESSKLEDLLRKVRAKETRKRTLCRLKLKLSKDIALTVGIYNLVQKAFKPPPVRLYRETNEPVKTKTRTFNVNTGSLLLPSDTKRSQVYGSRQIVLEKEETEQLKRFDEPGLILIGFKPLIMLKKHHYLRPSLFVYPEESLVNGSTTLFSALLTKCLEKEVMAVCRYIPRQNTPPYFVALVPQEEELDDQKIQVTPPGFQLVFLPYADDKRKVPFTEKVTANPEQVDKMKAIVQKLRFKYTSDSFENPVLQQHFRNLEALALDLMEPEQAVDLTLPKAEKMNKRLGSLVDEFKELVYPPNYNPEGKVTKRKQDDEGSGSKKPKVEFSQEDLKAHISKGTLGKLTVPMLKEACRVCGLKGGLKKQELLDVLTKHFQK is encoded by the exons GGCAGTTGTGTTCTATGGTACCGAGAAAGACAAAAAttcagtgaattttaaaaatgtttatgtcTTACAGGAGTTGGATAATCCAG GTGCTAAACGAGTGCTAGAGCTTGACCAGTTTAAGGGGCAGCAGGGAGAAGAACATTTCCGAGACTTAATTGGCCATGGATCTGACTATTCATTAAGTGAAGCACTGTGGGTCTGTGCCAACCTTTTTAGTGATGTCCAGTTCAAGATGAGTCATAAGAGGATCATGCTGTTTACCAATGAAGATGATCCCCACGGCAATGACAGTGCCAAAGCCAGCCGGGCAAGGACCAAAGCCAGTGATCTCCGTGACACAG GTATCTTCCTTGACTTGATGCACTTAAGGAAGCGTGGGGGCTTTGATATATCTGTATTCTACAGAGATATCATCAGCGTAGCAGAGGATAAGGACATCGGGGTTCACTTTGAGGAATCAAGCAAGTTAGAAGATCTCTTAAGGAAGGTCCGAGCCAAGGAAACAAGGAAGCGCACGCTATGCAG gTTGAAGCTTAAGCTCAGCAAAGATATTGCACTCACTGTAGGCATTTATAACCTGGTCCAGAAGGCTTTCAAGCCTCCTCCAGTGAGGCTTTATCGGGAAACAAATGAACCAGTGAAGACCAAGACCCGGACATTTAATGTAAATACAGGCAGTTTGCTTCTGCCTAGTGACACCAAGAGGTCTCAG GTCTATGGGAGTCGTCAGATTGTACTAGAGAAGGAGGAAACAGAACAGTTAAAACGATTTGATGAACCAGGTTTGATTCTCATCGGTTTCAAGCCCCTGATAATGCTGAAGAAGCACCATTACCTGAGGCCCTCCCTGTTTGTGTACCCTGAGGAGTCCTTAGTAAATG GGAGCACAACCCTGTTCAGTGCCCTACTCACCAAATGTCTGGAGAAGGAGGTCATGGCAGTGTGCAGATATATACCCCGCCAGAATACCCCCCCATATTTTGTGGCTTTGGTGCCACAGGAAGAGGAACTGGATGACCAGAAAATTCAGGTGACTCCCCCAG GCTTCCAGCTTGTCTTCCTACCTTATGCTGATGATAAACGGAAGGTGCCCTTTACTGAAAAAGTCACAGCAAACCCAGAGCAGGTAGATAAGATGAAAGCTATTGTTCAGAAGCTCCGCTTCAAGTACAC GAGTGACAGCTTTGAGAACCCAGTGCTACAGCAGCACTTCAGGAACCTGGAGGCCTTGGCTTTGGATTTGATGGAGCCCGAACAAGCAGTAGATCTGACAT TGCCCAAGgctgaaaaaatgaataaaagactgGGTTCCCTAGTGGATGAATTTAAGGAGCTTGTCTACCCACCAAATTACAATCCCGAGGGGAAAGTTACTAAGCGAAAACAAG atgATGAAGGTTCTGGAAGCAAAAAGCCCAAAGTGGAGTTTTCTCAAGAGGATCTAAAGGCCCACATCAGCAAGGGCACGCTGGGTAAGCTCACTGTGCCCATGCTGAAGGAAGCCTGCAGGGTATGTGGGCTGAAGGGTGGACTGAAGAAGCAGGAGTTGCTGGATGTGCTCACCAAGCACTTCCAGAAGTGA
- the SNU13 gene encoding NHP2-like protein 1, with product MTEADVNPKAYPLADAHLTKKLLDLVQQSCNYKQLRKGANEATKTLNRGISEFIVMAADAEPLEIILHLPLLCEDKNVPYVFVRSKQALGRACGVSRPVIACSVTIKEGSQLKQQIQSIQQSIERLLV from the exons ACTGAGGCTGATGTCAATCCGAAAGCCTATCCGCTTGCAGATGCCCACCTCACCAAGAAACTACTGGACCTCGTTCAGCAATCGTGTAACTACAAGCAGCTTCGTAAAGGAGCCAATGAGG CCACCAAAACCCTCAACAGAGGCATCTCTGAGTTCATCGTGATGGCTGCAGATGCTGAGCCCCTGGAGATCATCCTACACCTCCCACTGCTGTGTGAAGACAAGAATGTGCCCTATGTGTTTGTGCGTTCCAAGCAGGCCCTGGGGCGGGCCTGCGGGGTCTCCAGGCCTGTCATCGCCTGCTCTGTCACCATCAAAGAAGGCTCACAGCTGAAGCAGCAGATCCAGTCCATTCAGCAGTCCATAGAGAGGCTCTTAGTGTAA